The genomic DNA GCACCTCGCCGCGGAGCGCCGGCTGAAGCGCGTCGAGCAGGACGGCCTCGCCGCCCCAGTTGTTCGCCTCGAAGGGCGCGGTCGGGTCGTCGGAGGTCGATGGGTTCGCGCCGTAGGCGACGGCGCGCTCGAACAGGTCGACGAGGTCCTCCATGGCGCTGGCGTCGAGCCCCGGCTCCTCGTCGTCGTCGCCCTCGGGACCCGACGGCAGATCGACGATAAGGGACGCCTCAGGAGCCACGGCCACCTTCTCGAACGTGTCTCCGTCGTTGAGCTGGATGACCGATCCCGTACCCCGAACCACGCCGCCGCCCTGGGCGGTCTGAACCGTGGTGATGCCGTTGGCCCGCGCCACGTTCAGGCTGGGGTAGTAGGGGTTCACGGCTCCGAGCGCGCGGATGTGCGGGTTGTAGTCCCCGAGCTCGGCGATGTCGGTCGCCTGGCCGACCGCGCCGAACTCGAAGAGGCCGAGCGTGGTGAACGGGTCGACCATGCCCGGATAGATGTGCCGCCCGGCCACCTCCACGCGCGCGGCATCGGCGGGAATCTGCACCTCGGACCGCGTTCCCACGGCCTCGATGGTCCCGCCCCGGATGAGCACCACCCCGTCGGGAATCGTCCCGCCCGACACCGTGTGAACCGTGCCGCCCACGAGGGCCGTGGCGGCTTCCTGGGCGGCAGGCGATGTTGGCGGCGTCTCTCCGTTCGCACCGTTTGCACCGGGCGCGATCCCGGCTCCCGAGTCCGGGCCATCGCCGGCGTCCGGGCCGTCACCGGGGGTCGAAGTCCGCGGCGTGGCCGGCGCCGCAACGAGATCCGTGACCGCTCGCACCGGCTCGCCCCGCGTCCTCTCCTCGTCATCCACATCGTAGTAGACGATGCCGTCCACGATGGTCTTCTCGACGCGGCTGAACGAGTCGAAGGGCGATCCGTCGAGCAGCACGACATCGCCTTCCTTGCCTTCCTCCAGGCTTCCGACCCGGTCGTCCAGGTACATCATCTGCGCGGGAAAGAGCGTCAGCATCTGGAGCGCTTCCAGCTCGCTCACGCCCCCGTACTTCACCGGCTTCACGATCTCCCGGTGCATGAAGGGTTGGAGCGAGGGGATGTCGGAGTTGATCGCGGTGAGCACTCCGTGCTGGTGCATGATCGCGGCGTTGTGCGGAATCGACTCGTACGCCTCGAGCTTGTACTGCCACCAGTCGGAGAAGGTCGAGCCGGCGGCCCCGTGCTCCGCCATCTCGGTCGCGACCCGGTATCCCTCCATGACGTGAGTGAACACGTCGATCCTGAACCCGAATCGTTCCGCCACGCGGATGAGCATGAGGATCTCATCCCCGCGGTACGAGTGGGCGTGGATGCGGATGCGTCCCTCCATGATGTCGACCAGCGCTTCGAGGCGGAGGTCCCGGCGCGGGGGAACGGGGAACGCGCCCGGGTTCTCGCGGAAGCGATCCCACTCCGCCCGGTAGGCCTGCGCGGCGGTGAACGCCTCGACGTAGATCGCCTCGACGCCCGGGCGGCT from Gammaproteobacteria bacterium includes the following:
- a CDS encoding amidohydrolase family protein, whose product is MARAALVAAIGLCSGTPAAAQEWDVQLPADAGSYPTGDLFISNLDALHTAAGPVLEGVSILVRDGIIEGIGADLTAPEGVRVIDGTGLTAMPGIVDEHSHTALVAGNEGTAPVVPEVQVLDALTTEDFGIYRALSGGVTTARIMHGSSNPIGGQSAVIKMRWGMDATEQLLLPGAPRFVKFALGENVTRKAAPPGANSRFPMSRPGVEAIYVEAFTAAQAYRAEWDRFRENPGAFPVPPRRDLRLEALVDIMEGRIRIHAHSYRGDEILMLIRVAERFGFRIDVFTHVMEGYRVATEMAEHGAAGSTFSDWWQYKLEAYESIPHNAAIMHQHGVLTAINSDIPSLQPFMHREIVKPVKYGGVSELEALQMLTLFPAQMMYLDDRVGSLEEGKEGDVVLLDGSPFDSFSRVEKTIVDGIVYYDVDDEERTRGEPVRAVTDLVAAPATPRTSTPGDGPDAGDGPDSGAGIAPGANGANGETPPTSPAAQEAATALVGGTVHTVSGGTIPDGVVLIRGGTIEAVGTRSEVQIPADAARVEVAGRHIYPGMVDPFTTLGLFEFGAVGQATDIAELGDYNPHIRALGAVNPYYPSLNVARANGITTVQTAQGGGVVRGTGSVIQLNDGDTFEKVAVAPEASLIVDLPSGPEGDDDEEPGLDASAMEDLVDLFERAVAYGANPSTSDDPTAPFEANNWGGEAVLLDALQPALRGEVPVFFSVDTAWEIRTLFVFLDAFPTIDPVVLGGREAYRVASGLAARDIPVILTGTLQAPADRDVAVTSGYRNAGLLHQAGVTVSFSTASDADVRNLPYHAALSVGFGLPEDAALRGVTLGPAEALGLEDLMGSIEPGKRADLLVTDGSPLQSLTRIERMWVGGLEVDPRANKHDRLWEAFRGR